The Esox lucius isolate fEsoLuc1 chromosome 20, fEsoLuc1.pri, whole genome shotgun sequence region tgtgggggatgttttcttggcacactttaggccccttagtgccaactgggcatcgtttaaatgccacagcctacctgagcattgtttctgactatgTCCATCTCTTTAGGACCCCCaggtacccatcctctgatggctacttccagcaggataatgcaccatgtcacaaagctctaattatttcaaattggtttctggaacatgacaatgagttcactgtactgaaatggcccccacagtcaccagatctcaacccaatagagcatctttgggatgtggtggaacgggagcttcgtgccctggatgtgcatcccacaaatcaccaactgcaagatgctatcctatcaatatggtccaacatttctaaagaatgctttcagcaccttgttgaatcaatgccacgtagaattaaggcagttctgaaggcgaaagggggtcaaacacagtattaggatggtgttcctaataatcctttaggtgagtgtatatagatCATTGTCATTTCCTGGTGGCTGAAAACGTACGGTATGAGGAATCATGTAGCTATCTGAAttaatgtgaaatatattttccattaaCTGAAAACTCAAGCTTTTACAGCTCAACTCTGCATGCAGAATACAAAGGGGGCAATTGACTGGTACTGACAGGGGTCTGGAGAGTAAGTTATGAAATAAGGTAGCCTTGCCTTATTGTGCGTAAGCAACAATGGCAGCTTGGGCACCTGTGACATCCATGGAGGCAGAAGTGACATCCATGGAGGCAGAACGATCATCAGGTGTGCTTTGGAAGACGCATATTTTGACATTTAGTGTCACAATTCCACAGGTGGTTGATGCTATGAAGCAGCATAAATAAAGCATAATACTTTTGTAATTCCCCCATGTTCCACTTTTGGAACACTTTTAAGAATCCCTTAGGACCATGTGTACAAAGACCAGGTTGTAAAGCTGTCTGAGAAAGAACATAGAAACAATTTTCTCATTGATTTTCCATGATGCATTTCAAACTTTATTTCCATTACATAGATTGATTTCCAGATGTAAATATTATTACAGATCTGTCAACAACCTATTTAGTACAGCCATAACTCCAATTAAGAAAGTAAACATTTGTCATTGAATACATTAGTTATTCAACATGGTGGGGTGatttttggaaataaaaaatattcaatgGTCAAAAGATTTGCATACTAAACCTTAAGCACAGTCCTGCTCAAATTGGACCTAGCCAGTTCTAAATGAAATGTACTAGTATAGCTTAGGTATGCCACATGTGAATGGGTCCGACACATCAGTCAGTCTTTTGACCTTATCCAGGATAAAGCACTCATGCAGTTTGTGTATAGGCTTATACAGGAGCTGTTTCTCAATACATCTTTCCTTAGGCCGGTCCTTATCAGAGGGGATGGACTGTGGTTCTTAACTCTTCTTGAGAAGCAGGTGAGGAGAGAACACAAGGAAAGATGAACGGAGTAATATATACGAGTTTAGTACACCCCCTGTTGGAGAAACATGGGTATAGCTCGTCTGTCTACCAGCTGCGTCCGCAGCCTGACCACAGAACAGTCCACAAGCTCTGCCGCCCTCTTTCCCTGCAGGTTGTCCACCAGCTGCAGACATGTGCCCTGTAGCCTGGAGAGCTCCTCCTCGGAGGAAAGCAGACAGCGGCGGAGAACTGAGCTACCCTGAGAAGAACGTACAAGTGCTTCTCTTAATTGATTCAATTGATGTTGATGGAATATTTGCTTGGGGGATGTCAAATTACAATTTGGGCCatgctgaatgtttttttttttttttaaatgtattggtttTATAAATGGGTGCAAtaaaaagacaaagacacaaGATAAGAGACACTGGTAGGTGTTTGTCACCTGTATGAGATGAGCAGCCTCAGGTAACCGAGTACCAGGATGTCTGTGGTAAACATTTACTATAGGTCTGGTCAGCTTTTCTCTGGACAGCACATCCCCACTGTACTCTGGTCCCTGGGTGACAGTATAGGAGGATTAAGTAGTTAGGTAAAACACAATGGTCATTTCCAAATAGGTTTTCTTGATCAACTGCACACTACCATCAAAGACGAGCCCTATAGAAGGTTCCGGACACATACTGACCAGAGCACTGTCATGGCTGTGACGAATGCAGTTCAGCTGCCTCTGTTTGCGAAAAATGGCCTGCCTTGTGGCTGCAGACATCATTGTGAGATGTTGCTGCTCGAAAAAGTtagattttgtttcattttttttttgttttgtttcatctaAAAAGGAATTGTAAGCCATATAATATGGTAGAAACACATCCTAATAGTGTACCTTTAAAGTCACAGTCTCGGCTATTTTCTTCACCAGGCCTTCGTTGACAGTACGGTGAGCAGCTTTTTGCCTGGCGATGGCATTCCCAATTATCTGTCTGATGTTCTCCCTCAGCAGCTGTGACTGTTTCACAGCCTGAGTGGAGGACTCCAGAACATGCTTACATTCTGAGAGAAGTAGATGTTTGGATAATGTTACAAAACCAGATGAACCATAGTAATAGACTGAACACAGAAATAGATCCTCTAGGAGGTTATGTAGTAACAGAGGGTACTTTGTGGGACTAACTGTAAATGGGGTGGGCATCTTTGATGGGGGGTGTGCCACTGGAACTCATTAAAAGGGGCCACGGTGGCTGAATATTTGCTGCACTTCACGTTCTGTCATGGGATCTAAATACTGCTTCTTTACTTGCCCAACTGTAGCCAATGTTTTGCTGATCTGGGCTAATTGAGTGACTGTTGCTTAAAAACGGTGAATGCACAACTAAATGCTacattataattatataaaGTGTATTCTACTATTAGAAGTGTATTCAACTAAATAGTATTCTACTAtaatattttttcagtaaaaagaaAGCATCAATAGGACAAGAGAGTGTCTGTTCAGTGCCACAAATTGTTACGTTAATACAGTATGTTATTGACACAGAACCTGGTGTGAAGGTGCCGGTATGTTATTGACACAGAACCTGGTGTGAAGGGGCCGATGGGGTCTGCCACTTCTGTGAAACCTTGAGAGGGAGTTCCACGTCGTCCCAAAGACAGAGATCCAGTGCTGGGTAAAAGTTCTAGAACACGGGCTCTCTCACTGGCACACTCCAACAGCTGCCGGCTGCACTGACCCAGGGTCTGCAGGACAAACATACACAGGAAATGAAGAGGTATTAATACATGTGCAAAGCTTTAGGCACTTACAGACTATTGTAAAGTGAGAACTAAGTTGTTAAAAGTCTTCACCTGTAGTTGTGACAATGTGTTTCTCAGAATGCACTCCAGTTCCTGTTTCAGTTTAGTGAGTTCCACCTTTTCACATTGCAGTAAATGGTCTGCTCCGTCTCTGCCCTGGGACCGGACATCAAACGTCAGATACAGTTTATTCTCAAACGACACAGCAGAACTCATGCAATGTTGTCCATTTGTGCAGTGCTAGCACCACCCTCTGGTGTCAGATGGGATTACAAAGTTTACTCAGTGTAGTCACACACAGTCCACTTACAGTCTCAGTAGTGGCTGGTCTCCTGGTCCTTCCTTCCGCACTCTTCTGGTTGATCAGCAGTTCATTCCGCAGACTCCTCAGCATTCTCTCCAGGTGGCCTCTCTCCCGCTCCAGCTTGGTGCCCTCCTGTCCCACCTGGACAGCCTGTCTACGTAACTGGCCCTCCACTTCCCTCACTCTGCGCATGTACTCTCGTGCTAGCCCCACACTAGCCTCTGCACACAGCTCTCGCAAGCAGGGAGGGGGAAATGGGGCCTCAAATGTGGTGGGGGTGGCATAAGGGAACTGAAAATAGTGGCAATGAAAAATTACACAAATTCTATACACCAAACAAACAGTATTATTTACCTTAcaatatacaaaaatgtattttaattctAGCAGCTATTACCATACATATCTGAAAATAGCGCacattaaattaattactttgtATAATCTGAATAATCCCTCACCATTGTTCCTGTCGTAGAGGGCCTAAGTTTTACTTTGCACACGGAATGTTTATCACCTCCATCCTCTACCATTGTGTCATCCTTCTTTGGAGTAAAACCAGTAGCGCCACTGCTCCGAGGGCGGCTGGATCCCGAACGTCCTGCGTGGGTTTGCCGCAAAAGGATTTCTGCGCGCCGTAAAGCGCGAACCGTATCGTCGCGCCAAGATTGCGGTCCTATTGTAACAGAGGCGAGGGGAACTGCTCGcagtgacattttatttgtactCATGTCtagttttaatacatttgaaacatcATGTGTCAATATTACGCAACTAGCCAAAATACAACGCTCACCTCCGCCCCTAGGGACAAACGAACTATTGTTGAAGTCTCGTATCCAAAGCAACCGTTCCTCAAGTAACAGGAAACTCTAGTCGGGCATTTGATTGGCCCAAAGAACTGGAGAGGATAGATGATCACTTAGCTGTGGGGTTTACTGCAACTGAATCACTGGAGATAATATTCCACGACTTAAATACAGAAAAGAGACCCCCGCGGGTCATGGCATTCCATGGAATAGGCAGCAACATGCAATGAATTATTAGATGCATAGAGGTTTATTGcgcaaagaaaaaaagaaataatttgGCAGCAAAAATCCAAGAATGGCAAATTAATACACATAAAAACAAGAtaaaatttgaaatattttccaaaaataaactgATCAAACTTTTCTGCAGTAACCCCACTTTCTCCAAACACACATAAAAGAAGATGTCTAAATAAATACTTTGTAAACCGCTTTAGGACAATCACCACGCCAAGCAGTGTATCATAtagcacacaaacaaaaaagtcAGTATTTGTAGATACAGCCCAAAAAGACACAATTACAcaagaaatgaaaaaacataacacaaaacCAATGAAGAAAACTTTGTAAATAATCCTTTATGATTTTAGCCGTTATAAGGAAGGGTACACCTTGTCCTGAAggccacaaaaaaaaagaatcatatTCCCCCTTACACATCATTTGACTGACATGTCTATATGATCAATTTAATTGAGAATTCAAATACTTTGGTCCTCATCAGACATGAACCACTAGCATAATGAATAAATTCAATCAGTAatttaacattaaaacattaaatattatacaaataaGAGTGAGCATGTAAAATTGACACACTGATGTGGATGTCCATTACTTACAAATAAAGGACAAACAGTTTTAACACAAAATCCAAGGCTTGTCTGTCGGAATTATGTTGCAACTAGTGCAAATGCAGAAAACAACCTTTCCTAAAGGCTTGTATTGACTTGTAATTACTAGTCAACTGCCTGTGGTTCTAGAAAGTGCAGCTTCATACAGCCCCCATATGAATGTCCATTGTACATTCATGTTCCTAACCCACCTCCCTCCTTTCATAACGTGTGTTTGACGGCAGTCAGGGGCTCACATTTATTCAGCAGGTTCTGTTGGAGTTCTTTCATTAGATTATCCCGTTCCTCAGACTGCAGGAGAACttgctgaataaaaaaagaatcacaAATCAACATATACAGTGTTAGTCTTTGGTGCTTTTTTAAGGCATTGTATGGACATACCTGTATAAGTTTGTCCCTCTTCTCCAGACTCTCTCTCagtttcctctcctccctctctcggtCCTGTTTTTCACAGAGCCAGGCCCACTCTGCCTCCCTGCTCTCCttgcctctctccctcagctGGTTCTGAGTGTCTTTGAGTTGCTGAGACAGTGAAGACACAGTCTGACCGTGTTTCTGCCGCTGCTCCTGGAGGAGcccatggagagagagaggaggacagtaAAGGCATGAGTTCTACTGACCAAACTAGATTTAAGCAAAAAGGCACTAGGTGGTTTTGTATACAACCAATAAACCACAAACCTTATTGCTATCATAAACCAGTTACTACCATAATCAGAACagtgcaaatacatttatttttgtcatatcCATGGTATACAATCTcacagaccatggcttttagcCGATATGCAATTTTGTCATTGCATCCATTTTCCACCCATCTTCGTCTGCTCTCACCTGCATCAGGACCTGATAGTCTTGCAGGGCAGAGTTGAGTTTGAAGACCTCTTGGCACATGGCGttgctgtttttctctctgtctttcagcaATACTGTCAGCAgattctccttctccttcagcTGAGTGGCCAGAGCCCCCTCAGCTCCACCTCCTGAAACACCTTGGCTAATCACAGAGTCCCAAAGCGCCTGAAGAAAAATTTAAGAAGTTATGAGGAAAGTCTCCTTGAAACCAGTGAAGCCAATTAACAAACATCAAGGTCGGTGCCTGCAGTACTGGTCCTTGAACCTCGTGCTGCCACCAAAAAAGGGATTAAGACTAAATTCACTTAGTTGCAATTTAAATTCACTTAGGTTTAGATAGAAAACGGGCAAAGGTACAGACATCGGAATTACTCAGAACACTCTTTCAAAACATTGTGGGCCAATATTCAATAAAGCGTTTTTCCACTGTTGGTTCATGCTGTACAAGGCTGTCAATATCCCGGTTCAGATATCTTTTCCATCCGTCCATGACCCGCTTGGTGCTGGAGCCGAGCCAGTTATCCTGTCCTCATCTGATATCTGACACTGGCCACATACCCAGTAGACCAGTGGATGGAGTTGCAAATGGCCAAAATCAATGTCACAGTATCACAAATGTTATCTTCTCTACCTGAGCCAGAGGAGCATTTATAAAATTAGAAGATTTAAGGACTACACTAAGAAAGAACTATAGCCAAAAACAAGTTGGAATACGAAACTACCAGAGTAAGGGTCCTAAAACCACATTCAAGTTAAATTCAATATGCATGTGTTGAGCTGGTCCCCCCCCATCACCTGCATATCTTTTTGACAGCTCTCTAATGCCTCATTGAGGCAGAGGAGAAGAGCTTCTTTCTCCTGGAGCACCGCTGTGAGGGCcttgtctctctgcctccacaCATCCCTCTCTGCCTGCACCTCCTTCTGCACTCGCTCCTTCTCAACCAGCTCTACTCTCATTTCCTGAAGCCAACAAGGAACTATATGTTAGGAAGTAGAAACATCTTTGACAATGTAACTTTTTATATCAGGTCTGTAGTTCAAAGCCGCTTCTGTTAATGAGCGTGTGTTCAGACTCACATTAATGATGTGCTGGTTACTTTGAAGTACAGTATTGAGAGTGTTGAGGTCCCTCTCCCGGTCTCTGCTGGCCCTCCTGACTGCCTCCATCTCGCTCTCCATTCTCTTCTCCCTATCACTCATCTCACGGCACAGGTCTTCCAGGCCCTGCTGAAGAATAAGTAGTGCATAAGAACATTGTACAAACATCTCAAGTAGCAGAGGGTGTTACATGTTATTATCCATGATTTGAAAGTCTGCAAGAGCTTATTAAATTCCTCATCAAAGGGGATACGTCTCAGCTCCCACCTTATCATCGAAGAGGGTTTCTTTTAAATGGTCAGCAAGGGCCTGTGTTAGTTTATCTGCCATTTCTGTCCCAGTTCCCACCTCCTCACACATCCTCTTGATCAGGTCCATGCAGTCCTGTGATAGACAGGGGGATAGGAGATTCTGGTCACAGAAAGCACATGCCTTGAGATTCACTGGAACATCACATAGTGTAGCCTCTGATCTGTTTGGCATTGGCTACTGTTAAAGCAGATGATGTTTGCTAAACTGCAGTTTTGTTCAAATACAATCTTTCGGTTTTACTTTGTGACTAAGCTGATTCCCATCTGGCAACACCACGGTGTCATCAGACAGTTTGGAGTGTCCGTGTTTTGGTGGTACATAACGGTCTCAGCTATGAACAACTCACCAGGATAACGCGGTCTCGGCTGTGCAGTGAACGCCCCAGACTCTGCAGTAGCAAGGTCCCACTGTCCTTCTGCTGCCACTTAAAAAGCCATAATGACATACACAGAACTTAAGTGAAAGATGCAAGTCGCCACAGGCCCAATGTTGTTGCAGAGACAGGAGAGCAGGCTAGGTTTGTCTGGCATGATTTTGACCATAGGAGTAATCAACACGGCACAAACATATTTGGGACCAAGCTAGAGTAGACCCCTCATTTTGAAGCCAGAGTCTTGTGGTTGAACTAATTAAGCATTAAGGCATGAGGTGTGATAGATGGTCAATATACTATGACTAAGGGATGTTATTAGACATGACACAATGCAAAGTGACTGCACTGCAAACAGCCCTTAGCAGTGGTATTTTGGTCATTTAATACAAACCCCTGAGAAGCCTTATTGCGATTATGAATCAGTTACTAATTCAATTGCTAACAGTGGCGATACTGCATTTGCCATACCGGTGTAATAAAATCTCACAGCTTTCAACCAATCAACATTCAAGGCTCGACCCACACAGACTACTTGTTACAGTTTAAGCTTTACAGCTTAATAACAATGATTTCCAGGCAGTCCTTTTGCCTTATAGTATGAAACTTAGAACATAAGTCCACAATCTGCTGTTTGATGTACTAGACCACACATGCACTTAATCCAAATGATTGGGTTATTTCAATGTTCTTATCTTTAAGGGGTTTAGGTAAGATGCTTCAGGGGCGAAGCCTAGACacactagacagacagaccccgGAGCAGGGCTGGAAAATGGAGTGTACTGAAAGGACAGATAAGGAGATGCCCCTCAGCAGCTGAAGAGTCAGTTAATAATCGCTTGTATGCAAAGTCAATCTGTGCTGAAGGGCAAACTCCTCTGGTTGGGGTAGATTCCAGGGAGAGGTGGCCTGTGAGTGTGGTTGAACAAGTACACCTGCAGGAAGGAAGACACACCCTTGTCCTGTGAGCAAACAGACTAACACACCCATCATTCCTTCCATAAAGCCATATGTAGCTGGGAAACCGCCCAGAATATCTACAAGGGGAGAAGAGTGGAGAGTCCAATCAGCAAACCATTCAGTGCTTACCATAGCCCACTCCTCTGGTCCACTGGGATCAGTAGTGTCTG contains the following coding sequences:
- the ccdc105 gene encoding coiled-coil domain-containing protein 105 isoform X1, translated to MSTNKMSLRAVPLASVTIGPQSWRDDTVRALRRAEILLRQTHAGRSGSSRPRSSGATGFTPKKDDTMVEDGGDKHSVCKVKLRPSTTGTMFPYATPTTFEAPFPPPCLRELCAEASVGLAREYMRRVREVEGQLRRQAVQVGQEGTKLERERGHLERMLRSLRNELLINQKSAEGRTRRPATTETGRDGADHLLQCEKVELTKLKQELECILRNTLSQLQTLGQCSRQLLECASERARVLELLPSTGSLSLGRRGTPSQGFTEVADPIGPFTPECKHVLESSTQAVKQSQLLRENIRQIIGNAIARQKAAHRTVNEGLVKKIAETVTLKQHLTMMSAATRQAIFRKQRQLNCIRHSHDSALGPEYSGDVLSREKLTRPIVNVYHRHPGTRLPEAAHLIQVTNTYQCLLSCVFVFLLHPFIKPIHLKKKKNIQHGPNCNLTSPKQIFHQHQLNQLREALVRSSQGSSVLRRCLLSSEEELSRLQGTCLQLVDNLQGKRAAELVDCSVVRLRTQLVDRRAIPMFLQQGVY
- the ccdc105 gene encoding coiled-coil domain-containing protein 105 isoform X2, coding for MSTNKMSLRAVPLASVTIGPQSWRDDTVRALRRAEILLRQTHAGRSGSSRPRSSGATGFTPKKDDTMVEDGGDKHSVCKVKLRPSTTGTMFPYATPTTFEAPFPPPCLRELCAEASVGLAREYMRRVREVEGQLRRQAVQVGQEGTKLERERGHLERMLRSLRNELLINQKSAEGRTRRPATTETGRDGADHLLQCEKVELTKLKQELECILRNTLSQLQTLGQCSRQLLECASERARVLELLPSTGSLSLGRRGTPSQGFTEVADPIGPFTPECKHVLESSTQAVKQSQLLRENIRQIIGNAIARQKAAHRTVNEGLVKKIAETVTLKQHLTMMSAATRQAIFRKQRQLNCIRHSHDSALGPEYSGDVLSREKLTRPIVNVYHRHPGTRLPEAAHLIQGSSVLRRCLLSSEEELSRLQGTCLQLVDNLQGKRAAELVDCSVVRLRTQLVDRRAIPMFLQQGVY
- the ccdc105 gene encoding coiled-coil domain-containing protein 105 isoform X3, whose protein sequence is MEFPYATPTTFEAPFPPPCLRELCAEASVGLAREYMRRVREVEGQLRRQAVQVGQEGTKLERERGHLERMLRSLRNELLINQKSAEGRTRRPATTETGRDGADHLLQCEKVELTKLKQELECILRNTLSQLQTLGQCSRQLLECASERARVLELLPSTGSLSLGRRGTPSQGFTEVADPIGPFTPECKHVLESSTQAVKQSQLLRENIRQIIGNAIARQKAAHRTVNEGLVKKIAETVTLKQHLTMMSAATRQAIFRKQRQLNCIRHSHDSALGPEYSGDVLSREKLTRPIVNVYHRHPGTRLPEAAHLIQVTNTYQCLLSCVFVFLLHPFIKPIHLKKKKNIQHGPNCNLTSPKQIFHQHQLNQLREALVRSSQGSSVLRRCLLSSEEELSRLQGTCLQLVDNLQGKRAAELVDCSVVRLRTQLVDRRAIPMFLQQGVY